The nucleotide sequence GCAGTGACTCAGCAACTCGCTGCGTTGGTAGAGGAAGCATTGATCGCAGAAGTAACATTAAGTCCAAAACCTGGATTAGTGGATGCACTGGATGCGGGTGCACATTCCGATATGGACTATGCTTTATTTCTTAAGTCTGCTAAGACGCTAACTCCTTTTTTTGAAGAAATGGCTCAAATAGCATGGCATCATGCTATTGATCAGGAGTTAAGAGAAAGAATTGCTGAGATTGGGCGAAAAGCGGAAAAGGCAATGCTGATTGCTACAAATGGCATCAATACCCATAAAGGAGCGATTTGGGCAATGGGGCTATTGATCAGTGTCATTGCACAAAAAATCAGTATGGAACAGCCTTTTTCTTTATCGAAAATACTTGATGATGTCAGCAAGCTTGCTGCTTTTCCTGATACAAAATATCGTCATAAAAAAACCACTCATGGTCATAGGGTGAAGCAAAAATATGGCGTAAATGGTGCATATGAAGAAGCGATATTAGGGTATCCGCATATCAGGCTTGCAATCCAAGCAGCTAAGGAGCTAGATAATGATTCATATGTACAGAAACAAATGCATATGTTGTTAGTTTTGATGAGTTCGCTAGATGACACATGCGTATTGCATCGCAGTGATCAGAAAACGTTAGTGGAAATGCAAAAACTTGCTCATGCTGCTAGTCAAAGTGCTTTACCAAATCGTCCATTTACAGCACTGTTGCACTTTTGTCAGGAAAACCAAATCTCTCCTGGAGGAAGCGCAGATCTCTTGTCTGCAAGCTTGTTCATGCTGAAGATAGAGGAATTATGGACTGCCGACACATACATTTGTCCGATGTTACTCAATGACTAAATAAGACAAAATTGCTAAAAAAACAGTTTATGCATCTGGTTATTGACTCTTCCTTTTAGCAAGGCTATCATAAAAATAGTTTTTTGTAATAAAAGATAACGAGGAAGACAATGAAAAAAATCAATTATTTAGCAATCA is from Enterococcus faecium and encodes:
- the mdcB gene encoding triphosphoribosyl-dephospho-CoA synthase MdcB, with translation MINDERKKAVTQQLAALVEEALIAEVTLSPKPGLVDALDAGAHSDMDYALFLKSAKTLTPFFEEMAQIAWHHAIDQELRERIAEIGRKAEKAMLIATNGINTHKGAIWAMGLLISVIAQKISMEQPFSLSKILDDVSKLAAFPDTKYRHKKTTHGHRVKQKYGVNGAYEEAILGYPHIRLAIQAAKELDNDSYVQKQMHMLLVLMSSLDDTCVLHRSDQKTLVEMQKLAHAASQSALPNRPFTALLHFCQENQISPGGSADLLSASLFMLKIEELWTADTYICPMLLND